CGACGCGTTTCTGTCGGATGGCACTGGCCGCGCTGCCCAAGAGACCAGCCTCGAGATCATGCCCATGTACTTGGTCGGCGTGCTCCGCGTGGATGCGCTGCCCAAGAAGCTCTCGGTTCCCGTGGTGCCCTACGCCAAGTTGGGCGTCGGCTACGCGCTGTGGTGGGTGGGTGACGGCGAAGACACCGCCGTCGACGATCAGGGCGTCAAGGGCCGCGGCTCCTCCTACGGTCTGCAGTGGGCCCTCGGCGGCATGTTCCTGCTCGACATCATCGATCGCACCAGCGCCGTCGAGATCGACAACACCACCGGCGTGAACAACACCTACTTCTTCTTCGAGTGGACCGCGTCCGTGCTCGATGGTTTCGGCGCAGGCGACCAAATGCAGGTCGGCTCCAGCAGCTGGACCCTGGGCCTCGCCCTGGAAATCTAGCGCAAGCACAGCACTGCGAGCTCTCGTGCCACGAGGGATGCGAAGCGCAGGGATTCCGCGCCGCCGTGCAGCTCGCACTCCTTGGGTTTGGGGTCTAGGGCGGTGCAGCGCAGACGGCTACTCATGCACCGCCCGTCCCTTCTGCGCTTGCCAGCTGCGGTGCCGCGCGGACGGCTACTCATGCACTGCTCGCCCCTTCCGTTCTTGCCGGCAACTGCGGATGCGGCAGACTCGACGTCATGAGGCTCGAACGCGTCGTACCCATTTGAACACCATGGAACTCGTGCGACCCGCAGCGCGGCACCTCGAGCAGTACGTTTCGGCGCTGCGGCAAGGCTGGTCGCCCAACCCCTTGAGCGATCAGACTCGCCTCGATGAACTGGAGCGAATCGAGCAGGGCCCCGCGCGATTCCTCGACGAGCAGGTGGACCGCGAGGCAAAGGGACCTTCCATCTTGCTACCCGACGGCACCACGGTTGCGCGCCTGCCCGGGTTCCGACTGTGGATGTGGGACAGCGAGTTCTGCGGCTCGATCAGCTTGCGTTGGCAGCCCGGCACGGCCGAGCTGCCGCCCCACTGTCTCGGGCACGTGGGCTATTCAGTCGTGCCCTGGAAGCGAAAGCGCGGCTACGCAACCCGAGCGCTGGGCCTACTCCTTCCCTTGGCGGAACAGGAGGGCCTCCCCTACGTCGAGATCACGACCGACGTCGGCAACGTCGCATCGCGACGCGTCGTCGAAGCAAATGGCGGCAAGCTGGTCGAGACCTTCCGCAAGCCCGCCATGTACGGCGGCGCGGAGTCCCTGCGCTTCCGCATCGAGCTTTGAGCATCCGCGGGGCTGCGCCCACCGTCGGCAACGAGGAGCGGCCACCCAGAGTCGGAGGTCGCTACCAAGCCGACCGGCTCAAACAGCGATCACTTCGGGATCGCGAGGACGGAACCAGGCGGACCCGCGGCGTAGTTCGTGAAGTAAACGGCGGCGCTGCCGACCACGAGGTCTTCCGGCGATCCGGCATCGCCGACCAGCTCCATCGCGTTGGTACCGCCGAGCGGCGCCCGGTACACCGCGGAGTAGGCCGGCAAGGTGACATAGGCAGCGCTGTCGTCGGCAGCAATGTGCGAGGGGCTCCCGGCCGTGGGCGCGAAGCTTGGAGTGCCGCCGCCTTTGCTCACGAAGCCGATCCCGCCGTTCTCGGCCCAAGCGATCCAGTTGCCACTGACGACCACATCGACTGGTTGATCGCGGCCGGTCGCGACAGGCGTGGGGGCGCCCCCTGCTGCCGGAATCCTCACCACACTCTGTCCGATCCTCTCGGCGACGTAGACGAACGCGCCGTCGAGAAACAGGCCTTCGGGTGCAGCGGCTGGCAGCAGTGCCAGCACTTTTGGAAGACCGCCGCTGAGGGCCACGCGTGATACCGCGCCGTCGAAGCTCGACTTGTCGGAGGTTTCCGTGA
The nucleotide sequence above comes from Polyangiaceae bacterium. Encoded proteins:
- a CDS encoding GNAT family N-acetyltransferase; its protein translation is MELVRPAARHLEQYVSALRQGWSPNPLSDQTRLDELERIEQGPARFLDEQVDREAKGPSILLPDGTTVARLPGFRLWMWDSEFCGSISLRWQPGTAELPPHCLGHVGYSVVPWKRKRGYATRALGLLLPLAEQEGLPYVEITTDVGNVASRRVVEANGGKLVETFRKPAMYGGAESLRFRIEL
- a CDS encoding MXAN_2562 family outer membrane beta-barrel protein produces the protein MKRFPQWFAAALLVCGAAKAQGTDEFGAYGGMERRYGYESPQNAAFEVRFGRYQPRIDEEFSGATPFETTFGNDTRFIIGFEVDWQALRLGDFASFGPGLGWGYTSFSADAFLSDGTGRAAQETSLEIMPMYLVGVLRVDALPKKLSVPVVPYAKLGVGYALWWVGDGEDTAVDDQGVKGRGSSYGLQWALGGMFLLDIIDRTSAVEIDNTTGVNNTYFFFEWTASVLDGFGAGDQMQVGSSSWTLGLALEI